A DNA window from Deinococcus malanensis contains the following coding sequences:
- a CDS encoding SDR family oxidoreductase, translating to MTLFRLEGRRALVTGASKGIGLAAAQQLTELGAEVTVAARHEDTLRPAAEAIGARWIVADVSTMEGVQAAVATAGDVDILVSNAGGPPPSLPSAVSEEAWDHGIQTTFMSTVRLASATLPGMRERGWGRIIAVTSLTVGRPALNLPVSNALRAAVTNHLRTLALEVAADGVTCNTVAPGYTATERLQKLHTDPAEAQKLQGRIPARRFGEPGEVAAAVAFLATQEAAYITGQELLVDGGWSI from the coding sequence ATGACGCTGTTCCGACTGGAAGGCAGGCGCGCCCTGGTCACGGGTGCAAGCAAAGGCATTGGTCTCGCGGCTGCACAGCAACTTACCGAACTGGGCGCTGAAGTCACTGTGGCCGCGCGCCACGAGGACACGCTGCGCCCGGCAGCCGAGGCTATAGGGGCGCGCTGGATCGTGGCTGATGTCAGCACCATGGAAGGCGTACAGGCCGCGGTGGCGACTGCCGGCGACGTGGACATTCTGGTCAGCAATGCGGGCGGTCCGCCCCCGAGTCTCCCCAGCGCCGTCAGCGAAGAGGCCTGGGACCACGGCATCCAGACCACCTTCATGAGCACTGTTCGCCTGGCCAGTGCCACCCTTCCAGGAATGCGCGAGCGCGGCTGGGGCCGGATCATCGCTGTGACCAGCCTGACCGTCGGGCGCCCAGCCCTGAACCTGCCGGTCAGCAACGCCCTGCGCGCGGCAGTCACCAACCACCTGCGCACGCTGGCCCTGGAAGTGGCTGCCGACGGGGTGACCTGTAACACCGTCGCACCGGGGTATACCGCCACCGAGCGTCTCCAGAAACTCCATACGGATCCAGCTGAGGCACAGAAATTGCAGGGCCGCATTCCCGCCCGACGCTTTGGAGAACCCGGTGAGGTTGCTGCTGCCGTCGCCTTCCTGGCGACACAAGAAGCGGCTTACATCACGGGACAGGAATTGCTGGTGGACGGCGGCTGGAGTATCTGA
- the mqnB gene encoding futalosine hydrolase: MKPLIVVATAGEAARFHSLPARVVVSGVGPVAAALATAKALAEQAAPLVVSAGIGGAFPASGLRPGDLAISSLIVQADLGAWDGENWLTLGGLGLSVHPTAVHHAEFEVWTEAADSACKLRAGFGPALTLSAVTGDHAGAARLEARYPGVQTEGMEGAGVAHAAMLAGVPVVEVRGISNLVGPRDRASWQIGTALDAAQRGVIGLLHHLN, encoded by the coding sequence GTGAAGCCCTTGATCGTGGTGGCTACCGCTGGGGAAGCGGCACGGTTCCATTCCTTGCCTGCCCGGGTGGTGGTCTCGGGGGTGGGTCCGGTGGCCGCTGCACTGGCCACGGCAAAGGCGCTTGCCGAGCAGGCGGCTCCTCTGGTGGTCAGTGCCGGGATCGGTGGGGCTTTTCCGGCCAGCGGGCTGCGCCCGGGGGACCTGGCCATCTCCAGCCTGATCGTTCAGGCAGACCTGGGCGCCTGGGACGGAGAGAACTGGCTGACGCTGGGGGGGCTCGGTCTTTCCGTTCATCCCACAGCCGTGCACCACGCCGAGTTCGAGGTCTGGACGGAGGCCGCAGACTCGGCGTGCAAACTCCGCGCAGGCTTTGGGCCTGCCCTGACCCTCTCGGCAGTCACCGGCGATCACGCGGGAGCTGCCCGGTTGGAAGCGCGTTATCCTGGCGTTCAGACCGAGGGCATGGAAGGCGCCGGGGTAGCCCACGCTGCCATGCTGGCCGGCGTACCCGTGGTGGAGGTCCGGGGAATCAGCAACCTTGTCGGCCCGAGGGACCGGGCCTCATGGCAGATCGGGACTGCACTGGACGCCGCCCAGAGGGGTGTGATTGGTCTCTTGCACCATCTGAACTGA